In Pseudomonas fluorescens, the following are encoded in one genomic region:
- a CDS encoding alpha-xenorhabdolysin family binary toxin subunit B codes for MTVHTLGTSFQYPAPDMKKIKDNREALNYKIRTLSTIYLPVLGEQLKSLQEEINSTDEQALSTLTLIPTVLPIEEIQYFHTTIENLKPGTPTPEQQEAIDSFYKEIKTLIESGTSETLKLLNALNNNLTNLKAVTLSDNQYRIKELETSISNATPCIPEEEGAIARLVKNESELTAAIKLIEATDTFSVIKEFLLTAEKLAGLNLSAPQVELVKAGIAAAGKILNLISDRIKYDDLIQARSEIQKRLDDRRRNLARINQDIQTLQNHKNQLEEFQSVQTPRESYTQELSILADAINKFLKITKYDRAEDLDSVVKRFIEQSDIFMEHLNSLHGQWKS; via the coding sequence ATGACCGTACATACACTAGGTACCTCATTTCAATACCCCGCACCCGACATGAAAAAAATCAAGGATAACAGGGAAGCACTCAATTATAAAATCCGCACATTGAGCACCATTTACTTACCCGTACTCGGGGAACAATTAAAGTCGCTACAAGAAGAAATAAACTCAACCGACGAGCAGGCGCTCAGCACCTTGACCCTGATCCCCACGGTACTACCCATTGAAGAAATCCAATACTTTCATACCACCATTGAAAACCTGAAACCAGGAACACCCACACCAGAACAGCAGGAGGCGATAGACAGCTTTTACAAAGAGATTAAAACATTAATTGAGAGCGGGACATCCGAAACATTAAAGCTTTTGAATGCATTGAACAACAACCTGACAAATCTGAAAGCGGTGACACTCAGCGACAACCAGTATCGGATCAAGGAACTGGAAACCTCTATCAGCAACGCCACTCCATGTATCCCAGAAGAAGAAGGTGCAATAGCACGACTGGTAAAAAATGAATCAGAACTTACCGCGGCGATAAAACTCATTGAAGCGACAGACACCTTCTCGGTCATCAAGGAATTTCTTCTAACCGCTGAAAAACTCGCCGGTCTCAACCTGTCCGCCCCTCAAGTCGAACTTGTCAAGGCAGGTATTGCCGCCGCCGGCAAGATCCTCAATTTAATCAGTGACAGAATAAAATATGATGACCTGATCCAGGCCAGAAGCGAGATCCAAAAACGACTGGATGACCGCCGCCGCAATCTGGCTCGCATCAATCAAGATATACAAACCCTACAGAATCATAAAAATCAGTTGGAGGAATTTCAATCCGTACAAACACCCAGAGAATCCTATACGCAAGAATTGAGCATTCTCGCCGACGCCATTAATAAATTCCTGAAGATTACCAAATATGACAGGGCCGAAGATCTCGACTCGGTTGTTAAACGCTTCATCGAACAATCAGATATTTTCATGGAGCATTTGAATTCGCTGCACGGGCAATGGAAGAGCTAA
- a CDS encoding ABC transporter permease, with translation MDFLNAFSHLDWAQVLHLTWQHITLVGVAVTLAIVVGVPLGILMTRFPSLAGPLQASATVLLTVPSIALFGLLLPFYSKFGQGLGPMPAITAVFLYSLLPIMRNTYLALTSVEPGIREAARGIGMTFGQRLRMVELPIAVPVILAGVRTAVVMNIGVMTIAATIGAGGLGVLILASISRSDMSMLIVGAVLVSVLAIFADLLLQWLQRSLTPKGLLK, from the coding sequence ATGGATTTTCTCAACGCCTTTTCCCATCTCGACTGGGCACAAGTGCTTCATTTGACCTGGCAGCACATCACGCTGGTCGGTGTCGCCGTGACCCTGGCGATTGTGGTTGGTGTGCCGCTGGGCATCCTGATGACACGTTTCCCGAGCCTCGCCGGGCCTTTGCAAGCCAGCGCCACCGTGTTGCTGACCGTCCCGTCAATTGCCCTGTTCGGCCTGCTGCTGCCGTTCTATTCAAAGTTCGGTCAGGGCCTCGGCCCTATGCCGGCGATCACCGCCGTATTCCTGTACTCGCTGCTACCGATCATGCGTAACACCTACCTGGCCCTGACCAGCGTCGAACCGGGCATTCGCGAAGCCGCGCGCGGCATCGGCATGACCTTCGGCCAGCGCCTGCGCATGGTCGAACTGCCCATCGCCGTGCCGGTGATCCTCGCCGGTGTGCGCACCGCCGTGGTGATGAACATCGGCGTCATGACCATCGCCGCCACCATCGGCGCCGGCGGCTTGGGCGTGCTCATCCTCGCTTCCATCAGCCGCAGCGACATGTCGATGCTGATAGTCGGCGCTGTGCTGGTCAGTGTGCTGGCCATCTTCGCCGACCTGCTTCTGCAATGGCTGCAACGTTCGCTGACTCCAAAAGGACTCCTGAAATGA
- a CDS encoding type III PLP-dependent enzyme, protein MSIQVEDYFARETFQKMKAFADKQETPFVVIDTAMISKAYDDLRAGFEFAKVYYAVKANPAVEIIDLLKEKGSSFDIASIYELDKVLDRGVSADQISYGNTIKKSKDIRYFYEKGVRLFATDSEADLRNIAKAAPGSKVYVRILTEGSTTADWPLSRKFGCQTDMAMDLLILARDLGLVPYGISFHVGSQQRDISVWDAAIAKVKVIFERLKEEDGIHLKLINMGGGFPANYITRTNSLETYAEEIIRFLKEDFGDDLPEIILEPGRSLIANAGILVSEVVLVARKSRTAVERWVYTDVGKFSGLIETMDEAIKFPIWTEKKGEMEEVVIAGPTCDSADIMYENYKYGLPLNLAIGDRLYWLSTGAYTTSYSAVEFNGFPPLKSFYV, encoded by the coding sequence ATGTCGATCCAGGTCGAAGACTATTTCGCGCGCGAAACCTTTCAGAAAATGAAGGCGTTCGCCGACAAGCAGGAAACCCCGTTCGTGGTGATCGACACCGCGATGATCAGCAAGGCCTATGACGACCTGCGCGCCGGTTTCGAATTCGCCAAGGTCTACTACGCGGTCAAGGCCAACCCGGCTGTCGAGATCATCGACCTGCTCAAAGAGAAAGGCTCGAGCTTCGACATCGCCTCGATCTACGAGCTGGACAAAGTGCTCGATCGCGGCGTCAGCGCCGACCAGATCAGCTACGGCAACACCATCAAGAAGTCCAAGGACATCCGCTACTTCTACGAGAAGGGCGTGCGTCTGTTTGCCACCGACTCCGAAGCCGACCTGCGCAACATCGCCAAGGCCGCACCGGGTTCGAAAGTCTACGTACGTATCCTGACCGAAGGCTCGACCACCGCCGACTGGCCACTGTCGCGCAAATTCGGCTGCCAGACCGACATGGCCATGGACCTGTTGATCCTCGCTCGCGACCTGGGCCTGGTGCCTTACGGCATCTCCTTCCACGTCGGCTCGCAGCAGCGCGACATCAGCGTCTGGGACGCAGCGATCGCCAAGGTCAAAGTGATCTTCGAGCGTTTGAAAGAAGAAGACGGCATCCACCTGAAGCTGATCAACATGGGCGGCGGCTTCCCGGCCAACTACATCACCCGCACCAACAGCCTGGAAACCTACGCCGAAGAAATCATTCGCTTCCTGAAGGAAGACTTCGGTGACGACCTGCCGGAAATCATCCTCGAGCCAGGCCGTTCGCTGATCGCCAACGCCGGCATCCTGGTCAGCGAAGTGGTGCTGGTCGCACGTAAATCCCGTACCGCGGTAGAGCGTTGGGTGTACACGGATGTGGGCAAGTTCTCCGGCCTGATCGAAACCATGGACGAAGCCATCAAGTTCCCGATCTGGACCGAGAAGAAAGGCGAGATGGAAGAAGTGGTCATCGCCGGTCCTACCTGCGACAGCGCCGACATCATGTACGAAAACTACAAGTACGGCCTGCCGCTGAACCTGGCCATTGGTGATCGCCTGTACTGGCTGTCGACCGGTGCGTACACCACCAGCTACAGCGCTGTTGAGTTCAATGGTTTCCCGCCGCTGAAGTCCTTCTACGTTTAA
- a CDS encoding ABC transporter permease: MAIHYGKGLIGGALVFALLALLIQWIGINTIEHYRDDLLFYLQAHLVLVLASMLAALVVGIPAGILLSRPSMVGRAERFMQFFNIGNTVPPLAVLAIALGILGIGSGPAIFALFLASLLPIVRNTYEGLKNVQGSLKEAAVGIGMTPRQVLWKVELPNAVPIIIGGVRVALAINVGTAPLAFLIGANSLGSLIFPGIALNNQPQLLLGAACTALLALLLDGLVTLASRLWLERGLRPS, encoded by the coding sequence GTGGCTATCCACTATGGCAAAGGGCTGATAGGAGGCGCGCTGGTATTCGCCCTTCTGGCCCTGCTGATCCAATGGATCGGCATCAACACGATCGAACACTACCGCGACGATTTGTTGTTTTACCTGCAAGCTCATCTGGTTCTCGTCCTCGCTTCCATGCTGGCCGCCCTTGTCGTGGGCATCCCCGCCGGCATCCTCCTCAGCCGCCCGTCCATGGTCGGCCGCGCCGAACGCTTCATGCAGTTCTTCAACATTGGCAACACCGTTCCGCCCCTGGCCGTCCTGGCCATCGCCCTCGGTATCCTAGGCATCGGCAGCGGCCCGGCCATCTTCGCCCTGTTCCTCGCCTCCTTGCTGCCGATCGTGCGCAACACCTACGAAGGCCTGAAAAACGTTCAGGGTTCGCTCAAGGAAGCCGCCGTCGGCATCGGCATGACCCCGCGCCAGGTGCTGTGGAAAGTCGAATTGCCCAATGCGGTGCCGATCATCATCGGTGGTGTGCGCGTGGCATTGGCGATCAATGTCGGGACGGCGCCGTTGGCGTTCCTGATCGGTGCCAACAGTCTCGGCAGCCTGATCTTCCCCGGCATCGCCCTGAACAATCAGCCGCAATTGCTGCTCGGCGCTGCCTGCACCGCCCTGCTGGCCTTGTTGCTCGACGGCCTGGTGACACTCGCCAGCCGCCTCTGGCTCGAACGCGGCTTGCGCCCGTCTTAA
- a CDS encoding alpha-xenorhabdolysin family binary toxin subunit A, translated as MLAIQEQTITAEELNSLTSDFMGAVSGTLKGVERKQGLLITNDDIRKIRRYVNSGLELPIEIEEIEQIHKYDQLNIAGLKSADMQALFKSMREHAKTWSPLESNMKKVGTDLHVFADNFTSSSQSIIDYLEGLPSCNSGIGKIGSLTPEEIENLPEIQLTGDEKQKIPALLALVDELKTVITEHSASTQTTKAQITEFKHEISNSLKPALGLKITLCNSHNFNVEIQLLNDRLDTLNQRINEKLAEIEEYSESKWWGLFGGAVGFLVTSTIYGAKAKKARNELDGLTSERREIETKIATISAAFASLRAFETNLLDLQIRVEDAAGSSSNLDILWGLIAGYVDSSSKRLDGITNAMFLVSFVARLKGMMSNWLNIKEQAGVLLAAFNNVTRNA; from the coding sequence ATGTTAGCCATTCAAGAACAGACCATTACCGCCGAAGAACTTAACTCACTGACATCGGATTTCATGGGGGCCGTTTCCGGCACCCTCAAAGGTGTCGAGCGTAAGCAAGGACTATTGATTACAAATGACGACATCAGAAAAATCAGGCGCTACGTCAATTCCGGACTGGAACTACCCATCGAAATTGAGGAAATAGAACAGATACACAAGTACGACCAACTGAATATCGCCGGACTTAAATCTGCCGATATGCAAGCCTTGTTCAAATCCATGAGAGAACACGCTAAAACCTGGTCACCGCTGGAATCCAACATGAAGAAAGTTGGTACGGACCTTCATGTATTTGCCGACAATTTCACTTCAAGCAGTCAATCCATCATCGACTACTTGGAGGGACTACCCAGCTGCAACAGTGGAATCGGAAAAATCGGTAGCCTGACCCCAGAGGAAATCGAAAATCTGCCAGAAATTCAGTTAACCGGAGATGAGAAACAAAAAATCCCGGCTTTATTGGCATTGGTTGACGAGCTCAAAACAGTTATTACCGAACACAGTGCAAGCACACAGACCACCAAAGCTCAGATCACCGAATTCAAACATGAAATCAGCAATTCGCTGAAGCCGGCGCTGGGTTTAAAAATAACCCTTTGCAATAGCCATAACTTCAACGTAGAAATACAACTGCTCAATGACCGTCTCGACACCCTCAATCAGCGTATCAACGAAAAACTTGCGGAAATCGAAGAATACTCCGAGAGCAAATGGTGGGGACTCTTCGGTGGCGCAGTCGGCTTTCTCGTTACCTCTACAATCTATGGAGCCAAGGCCAAAAAGGCTCGAAATGAACTGGATGGGCTAACGAGTGAACGACGTGAAATCGAAACAAAGATTGCAACCATCAGTGCAGCCTTTGCGTCGTTGCGGGCATTCGAAACCAACCTCCTGGACCTGCAAATCAGGGTTGAAGATGCGGCTGGCAGCTCATCGAACCTCGACATTCTCTGGGGATTGATAGCGGGTTATGTCGACTCTTCCAGCAAAAGGCTCGATGGCATTACCAATGCCATGTTCCTGGTGTCTTTTGTCGCAAGACTAAAAGGGATGATGAGCAACTGGTTAAATATAAAAGAGCAGGCGGGCGTTTTATTGGCTGCCTTTAACAACGTCACCCGCAACGCCTGA
- a CDS encoding glycine betaine ABC transporter substrate-binding protein: MKTSSFLLGCVLLFAGFAQAADKPLIRIGARVFTEQTLLAEITAQYLRTKGYDAQVTGGLGSNLARSAQESGQLDMVWEYTGVSLVSYNHVTEKLDSQQSLARVTELDAKKGLTWLSPSKFSNTYALALPANIAAEYPQVNTISDLNRTLRAEAKDNPLVALDTEFANRSDGLAGMVKLYDMDLTRKNIRQMDAGLVYTALRNGQVFAGLVYTTDGRLSAFKLKLLEDDKHYFPDYTAAPVVRQAYLDAHPQLAAQLKPLADLFDDETMRQLNARVDVDHQSPSSVAADFLRQHPLN; the protein is encoded by the coding sequence ATGAAAACATCAAGCTTTTTACTAGGCTGCGTCCTGCTGTTCGCAGGATTTGCCCAAGCCGCTGACAAACCCTTGATCCGCATTGGCGCCCGGGTGTTTACCGAACAAACCCTGCTGGCGGAGATCACCGCCCAATACCTGCGAACCAAAGGCTACGACGCCCAGGTCACCGGCGGTTTGGGCAGCAACCTGGCCCGCAGTGCCCAGGAAAGCGGGCAACTGGACATGGTCTGGGAGTACACCGGCGTATCGCTGGTTTCCTACAACCACGTCACGGAAAAACTCGATAGCCAGCAGTCATTGGCGCGGGTCACCGAGCTGGACGCGAAGAAAGGCCTGACCTGGCTCTCGCCGTCGAAGTTCAGCAACACCTACGCGCTGGCGCTGCCGGCGAACATCGCTGCCGAGTACCCGCAGGTCAACACCATCAGTGACCTCAATCGCACGTTGCGCGCCGAAGCCAAGGACAATCCGCTGGTGGCGCTGGACACCGAGTTTGCCAACCGCTCCGACGGTCTGGCCGGCATGGTCAAGCTCTACGACATGGACCTGACCCGTAAAAACATCCGGCAGATGGACGCCGGCCTCGTCTACACCGCCCTGCGCAATGGCCAGGTATTTGCGGGCCTGGTCTACACCACTGACGGACGCTTGAGCGCGTTCAAGCTCAAGTTGCTGGAAGACGACAAGCACTACTTCCCCGACTACACCGCCGCGCCGGTGGTTCGTCAGGCCTACCTCGATGCGCACCCGCAGTTGGCCGCCCAGCTCAAGCCACTGGCTGACCTGTTCGACGACGAAACCATGCGCCAGCTCAACGCGCGGGTCGATGTCGATCACCAAAGCCCGTCATCCGTTGCCGCAGATTTTCTGCGTCAGCATCCGTTGAACTGA
- a CDS encoding ABC transporter ATP-binding protein — MIELQNLSKTFQSNGKDVKAVDSVSLTVNEGEICVFLGPSGCGKSTTLKMINRLIKPTSGKILINGEDTTGLDEVTLRRNIGYVIQQIGLFPNMTIEENIVVVPKLLGWDKQKCHDRARELMSMIKLEPKQYLHRYPRELSGGQQQRIGVIRALAADAPLLLMDEPFGAVDPINREMIQNEFFEMQRALNKTVIMVSHDIDEAIKLGDKIAIFRAGKLLQIDHPDTLLAHPADEFVSNFVGQDSTLKRLLLVKAEDAADNAPSVSPQTPVAEALELMDEHDRRYVVVTCAENKALGYVRRRDLHRQTGTCAQYQREFNATAAYDEHLRILLSRMYEFNRAWLPVMDAERVFLGEVTQESIAAYLSSGRSRGAKTSIVSPAEVALT, encoded by the coding sequence ATGATCGAACTTCAAAACCTCAGCAAGACCTTCCAAAGCAACGGCAAAGATGTGAAAGCCGTGGACTCGGTAAGCCTGACCGTCAATGAAGGTGAAATCTGCGTGTTCCTCGGGCCATCGGGTTGCGGCAAAAGCACCACGTTGAAAATGATCAACCGCCTGATCAAACCGACCTCGGGCAAGATCCTGATCAATGGCGAAGACACCACAGGCCTCGACGAAGTGACGCTGCGCCGCAACATCGGCTACGTGATCCAGCAGATTGGTTTGTTCCCGAACATGACCATCGAGGAGAACATTGTGGTGGTGCCGAAACTGCTCGGCTGGGACAAGCAGAAATGCCACGACCGCGCCCGCGAGTTGATGAGCATGATCAAGCTTGAACCCAAGCAATACCTGCATCGTTATCCACGGGAATTGTCCGGTGGCCAACAACAGCGGATCGGCGTGATTCGCGCACTGGCCGCCGATGCGCCGCTGCTGCTGATGGACGAACCGTTCGGCGCGGTCGACCCGATCAACCGCGAGATGATCCAGAACGAATTCTTCGAGATGCAGCGGGCGCTGAACAAGACCGTGATCATGGTCAGCCATGACATCGACGAAGCCATCAAGCTCGGTGACAAGATTGCGATCTTCCGCGCCGGCAAACTGTTGCAGATCGATCACCCGGACACGCTACTCGCGCATCCGGCGGATGAATTCGTCAGCAACTTCGTCGGCCAGGACAGCACGCTCAAACGCCTGTTGCTGGTGAAGGCCGAAGACGCGGCGGACAACGCGCCTTCCGTCAGCCCGCAAACCCCGGTGGCCGAAGCGCTGGAGTTGATGGACGAGCATGACCGACGCTACGTGGTGGTCACCTGCGCCGAGAATAAAGCCCTGGGTTATGTACGCCGTCGTGACCTGCACCGTCAGACCGGCACCTGCGCGCAGTACCAACGCGAGTTCAATGCCACGGCCGCGTACGACGAGCATTTGCGCATCCTGCTGTCGCGCATGTACGAGTTCAATCGTGCGTGGCTGCCGGTGATGGATGCCGAGCGGGTGTTCCTTGGCGAGGTCACTCAGGAGTCGATTGCAGCTTACTTGAGCTCAGGTCGCTCCCGCGGCGCCAAGACCAGTATTGTTTCACCGGCTGAAGTAGCACTCACTTGA
- a CDS encoding Fe2+-dependent dioxygenase produces MLLHIPGLFEKDEVQRIREALEQADWADGKITAGYQSAKAKHNLQLPEGHPLAKEIGAAMLERLWKNPLFMSAALPHKVFPPLVNCYTAGGSFDFHIDNAVRQPKGGIERVRTDLSATLFFSEPEDYDGGELEIQDTFGTQRVKLPAGDMVLYPGTSLHKVNAVTRGTRLASFFWTQSLVREDSQRALLFEMDGAIQQLTRDVPDHPSLIRLTGTYHNLLRRWVEV; encoded by the coding sequence ATGCTGCTGCACATTCCCGGCCTGTTTGAAAAAGACGAGGTGCAGCGCATTCGCGAGGCTCTGGAACAAGCCGATTGGGCCGATGGCAAGATCACCGCCGGCTACCAGTCGGCCAAGGCCAAGCACAACTTGCAGTTGCCTGAAGGGCATCCGCTGGCCAAGGAAATCGGCGCGGCGATGCTGGAGCGGCTGTGGAAAAACCCGCTGTTCATGTCGGCTGCACTGCCGCACAAAGTCTTTCCTCCGTTAGTGAACTGTTACACCGCCGGTGGCAGTTTCGACTTCCATATCGACAATGCGGTGCGTCAGCCCAAAGGCGGCATCGAGCGGGTACGCACGGATTTGTCCGCCACGCTGTTCTTCAGCGAGCCCGAGGATTACGACGGCGGCGAGCTGGAAATCCAGGACACCTTTGGCACCCAACGGGTGAAGCTGCCCGCTGGCGACATGGTGCTGTACCCCGGCACCAGCCTGCACAAGGTCAACGCGGTGACGCGCGGAACGCGACTCGCCTCGTTTTTCTGGACGCAAAGCCTGGTGCGCGAGGACAGCCAGCGGGCGCTGCTTTTCGAGATGGATGGGGCGATTCAGCAACTGACCCGCGATGTGCCCGATCATCCATCGCTGATCCGCCTCACCGGCACGTATCACAACCTGTTGCGTCGCTGGGTCGAGGTGTAA
- a CDS encoding tetratricopeptide repeat protein, with product MADFRLRREEMLDGERLRAMLDESPARAAQAILIAAREGEIEAQALLGQILLDGQGIAQDQPLALSWFDIAARQGHLMARNMLGRCHEQGWGCVADASVAVRHYRSAADGGLDWAMYNYANLLATGRGVTEDQARALSWYRRAADLGHAKSMNLLGRYLEEGRFCQADPDAAFEWYRRSAEGGDFRGQFSYAAVLAQDGKIEEALVWLHKALAAGSLNFLRVSGQALLHAPHPDLRALAPRFQQRAVQLQNRALV from the coding sequence GTGGCGGACTTTCGTTTACGCCGCGAGGAAATGCTCGACGGTGAGCGCCTGCGCGCGATGCTCGACGAAAGCCCGGCCCGCGCGGCCCAGGCCATCCTGATCGCCGCACGTGAAGGTGAGATCGAGGCCCAGGCCTTGCTCGGGCAGATTCTGCTCGACGGGCAGGGCATCGCGCAGGACCAACCGCTGGCGCTGAGCTGGTTCGACATCGCCGCGCGCCAGGGGCACCTGATGGCGCGCAACATGCTCGGTCGTTGTCATGAACAGGGTTGGGGTTGTGTTGCTGATGCTTCGGTGGCCGTGCGTCATTACCGGAGTGCCGCAGACGGTGGTCTGGACTGGGCGATGTACAACTACGCCAACCTGTTGGCGACCGGACGCGGTGTGACCGAGGATCAGGCGCGGGCGCTGAGCTGGTATCGGCGTGCGGCGGACCTTGGCCATGCGAAGTCGATGAACCTGCTGGGGCGCTATCTGGAGGAAGGCCGATTTTGTCAGGCCGACCCGGATGCCGCTTTCGAGTGGTATCGACGTTCTGCCGAGGGAGGAGATTTTCGTGGCCAATTCAGCTATGCGGCTGTTCTGGCGCAGGACGGGAAAATCGAAGAGGCCTTGGTGTGGTTGCACAAGGCCTTGGCGGCAGGGAGCCTGAACTTCCTGCGTGTCAGCGGCCAGGCACTGCTACACGCTCCTCACCCTGATCTGCGGGCATTGGCACCGCGCTTTCAACAGCGCGCCGTGCAATTGCAAAATCGGGCGCTGGTATGA
- a CDS encoding TonB-dependent siderophore receptor yields the protein MSRQQPQVPVSSPRLLASAIGMAITAGSAGHMVFAAEKTDEKAPDKVISLGATAITGEAQDETTYNVEKASSPKYTAPLIDTPRSVTVIPQQVLKDTGALNMQDALRTVPGITFGAGEGGNPQGDRPFIRGFDAQGDTYLDGVRDTGSQSREIFAVESIEVSKGPNSAIGGRGAAGGSINLVSKKAHLGDSLDGGFTWGSDQTQRYTFDGNYQFTDTAAGRLNLLSHESNVAGRDSVDYDRWGVAPSLAFGLGTDTRVNLDYYHLESNDTPDSGIPYSIPAAGSAARTKSNPDKPNDGGDSSNFYGLTDRDFRKTRTDTATIAVEHDLSDALTVKNTLRHGNSMQDYILTQPDDSKGNVNNGSVWRRVNTRVSNTETTTNQTDLFGDVYIAGFKNSFATGIELSREESQKSSYTVNTDTTPRTAAVTNTCNPAQIGEPSGYNCTSLSNPTPNDPWNGSVARNYAGTDTTGKTYALYVFDTLTLSEQWLVNMGLRYDHFDTDYKTYNAAGTTTSKGDDVSEFVTGQFGVVYKPAENGSIYASYATSATPPGSTLGEGQDGNPLGGTPDRSGNLLSSDMEPETTKNYEIGTKWDLLNNRLSLTADIFRTEKENARVQTNTTTYENVGKTRVQGVELSATGKLTDKWQVFAGYAYMDSEQVDGGDMPANKANDGNELPNTPKNSASLWTTYQVTPRLTIGGGAFYVDDVFGSAANTTMVDSYVRYDAMAAYKLSKNVDLQLNVQNLTDETYYDKALSNHFANQAAGRTALLSTNFHF from the coding sequence ATGTCGCGTCAACAACCACAAGTACCGGTCAGTTCACCACGTCTGCTCGCATCCGCCATCGGCATGGCGATTACTGCCGGCTCTGCGGGCCACATGGTTTTCGCGGCGGAAAAAACCGACGAAAAAGCACCGGACAAAGTGATTTCGCTGGGTGCCACCGCCATCACCGGCGAAGCCCAGGACGAGACAACCTATAACGTCGAGAAAGCCTCCTCACCCAAGTACACCGCGCCGCTGATCGACACGCCGCGCTCGGTAACCGTCATTCCGCAACAGGTTCTCAAAGACACCGGCGCCCTCAACATGCAGGACGCATTGCGTACTGTTCCAGGCATCACCTTCGGTGCCGGTGAAGGTGGCAACCCGCAAGGCGACCGTCCGTTCATCCGTGGCTTCGACGCCCAGGGCGACACTTACCTGGACGGCGTACGCGATACCGGCTCCCAGAGCCGCGAAATCTTCGCCGTTGAATCGATCGAAGTCAGCAAAGGCCCGAACTCCGCCATTGGCGGTCGTGGCGCTGCGGGCGGCAGCATCAACCTGGTCAGCAAGAAAGCGCACCTGGGCGATTCGCTCGACGGTGGTTTCACCTGGGGCTCCGACCAGACCCAGCGCTACACCTTCGACGGCAACTACCAGTTCACCGACACCGCCGCTGGCCGTCTGAACCTACTGAGCCACGAGAGCAACGTCGCCGGGCGTGACAGCGTCGACTACGACCGCTGGGGTGTTGCACCGTCCCTGGCTTTCGGCCTGGGTACGGACACTCGCGTCAACCTCGACTACTACCACCTCGAAAGCAACGACACGCCGGATTCGGGCATCCCTTACTCCATCCCGGCCGCAGGCTCGGCGGCCCGTACCAAGTCCAATCCGGACAAACCCAATGACGGCGGCGACAGCAGCAACTTCTATGGCCTGACCGATCGCGACTTCCGCAAGACCCGCACCGACACCGCGACCATCGCCGTCGAGCACGACCTGAGCGACGCGCTGACCGTCAAGAACACCCTGCGCCACGGCAACAGCATGCAGGACTATATCCTGACCCAGCCGGACGACAGCAAGGGCAACGTCAACAACGGCAGCGTCTGGCGCCGGGTCAACACCCGCGTCAGCAATACCGAAACGACCACCAACCAGACCGACCTGTTTGGTGACGTCTACATCGCCGGGTTCAAAAACAGCTTCGCCACCGGTATCGAGTTGAGCCGCGAGGAAAGCCAGAAGTCTTCGTACACCGTCAACACCGATACCACGCCAAGAACCGCTGCGGTGACCAATACCTGCAATCCGGCGCAGATCGGTGAGCCAAGCGGCTACAACTGCACCTCGCTGTCCAACCCGACCCCGAACGACCCATGGAACGGTTCGGTTGCCCGCAACTACGCCGGCACCGACACCACGGGTAAAACCTACGCACTTTACGTGTTCGACACCCTGACGTTATCCGAGCAGTGGCTGGTGAACATGGGGCTGCGTTACGACCATTTCGACACCGACTACAAGACCTACAACGCCGCAGGCACCACGACTTCCAAGGGCGATGACGTCAGCGAGTTCGTCACCGGTCAGTTTGGTGTGGTCTACAAACCAGCCGAAAACGGCAGCATCTATGCGTCCTACGCGACGTCCGCGACTCCACCGGGCTCTACGCTCGGTGAGGGCCAGGACGGCAACCCGCTGGGCGGTACGCCGGATCGCAGCGGCAACCTGCTGAGCAGCGACATGGAGCCGGAAACCACCAAGAACTACGAAATCGGCACCAAGTGGGATCTGCTGAACAATCGTCTGTCGCTGACCGCAGACATCTTCCGCACCGAGAAAGAAAACGCTCGTGTGCAAACCAACACCACGACGTACGAAAACGTCGGCAAAACCCGCGTTCAAGGTGTCGAACTGTCGGCCACCGGCAAGCTCACCGACAAATGGCAGGTCTTCGCCGGTTACGCCTACATGGACAGCGAGCAAGTCGATGGCGGCGACATGCCAGCAAACAAAGCCAACGATGGCAACGAACTGCCTAACACGCCGAAAAACAGCGCCAGCCTGTGGACGACCTATCAGGTCACGCCAAGGCTGACCATCGGTGGCGGTGCGTTCTATGTCGATGACGTGTTCGGCAGTGCCGCCAACACCACCATGGTCGATTCCTACGTTCGTTACGACGCAATGGCAGCCTACAAGCTGAGCAAAAACGTCGACCTGCAACTGAACGTGCAGAACCTGACCGACGAAACCTACTACGACAAGGCGCTCTCGAACCACTTCGCCAACCAGGCGGCCGGCCGTACCGCTTTGCTGAGCACCAACTTCCACTTCTGA